A window of the Gossypium hirsutum isolate 1008001.06 chromosome A03, Gossypium_hirsutum_v2.1, whole genome shotgun sequence genome harbors these coding sequences:
- the LOC107963645 gene encoding zinc finger A20 and AN1 domain-containing stress-associated protein 1, whose amino-acid sequence MGSEQNEGTSFPPSEPKLCANGCGFFGTAANMNLCSKCYRDLRVGEEQAAKAKAVMEKSLSIKTKHEPVVVETFKPHVGSSSTSIEQQQPAVVAVNQQPEPKAANRCFICRKKVGLTGFKCRCENTFCGEHRYPEKHECSFDFKGVGRDAIAKANPVVKADKVERF is encoded by the coding sequence atggGTTCTGAACAGAATGAAGGAACAAGCTTTCCACCATCGGAGCCAAAGCTTTGTGCCAACGGTTGTGGGTTTTTCGGGACGGCGGCGAATATGAATTTATGTTCAAAGTGTTACCGGGACCTCCGTGTTGGGGAGGAGCAAGCGGCGAAGGCGAAAGCTGTTATGGAGAAATCTCTCAGTATCAAAACGAAGCATGAACCTGTCGTTGTGGAGACTTTTAAGCCTCATGTGGGTTCTTCGTCTACATCGATTGAGCAACAACAACCGGCTGTTGTTGCCGTTAATCAACAACCGGAACCAAAGGCGGCGAACAGGTGTTTTATTTGTAGGAAAAAGGTTGGGTTAACTGGGTTTAAGTGCAGGTGCGAGAATACATTCTGTGGGGAGCATCGGTACCCAGAAAAACACGAGTGTTCATTTGATTTCAAGGGTGTTGGACGTGATGCCATTGCTAAGGCAAATCCCGTTGTTAAAGCTGATAAGGTGGAGAGGTTCTGA